The following nucleotide sequence is from Psychroflexus torquis ATCC 700755.
TTGAGTTCGATAGACTTGGCTATCTTTATGAACGCAAAACGCTGTGTACCGTTAAACTATCTAAAAAGCTTTTGCCCGATTTTGAGTCTTACAGTCTTGGTAAGCTTGTAAAGAAATTAGGAATTCCTATAACAGATCGCCATAGAGCTAGCGGAGATGCACTGGCCACGGTAAAACTTTTTAAGCTTTTGCTAGAAAAGGATACTGATAAAGAAATTATAAGCTCCCATTTAAAGCTAAACGCTGTGAGCAGTATCGATAAAAAGCTCATTAGACTTATAGACGATTTGCCTAATGCAGTTGGAGTCTATTATTTCTCTAATAAAGAAGGGGATATTATTTATGTAGGTAAAAGCAACGACATCAAAAAAAGAGCTAACCAACATTTTATAAGTGATGCCCAAAAATCTAAACAAATTCAAGAGTACACATCATCCGTAGATTACGAAAAAACTGGTAATGAGCTTATGGCATTGCTAAAAGAAAATCAATCTATCAAAAAACTTAAACCAAAGTATAACTCTGCTTTAAAGAAAGATCTGTTTACCCACGGGCTTTATATGTTCGAAGACCATAACGGATATTTCAATTTGACTGTTTCTAAGTTGGACTCTAAAAAAGACTATGTCACCAGTTTCACCAACTACCAACAAGGAAAGGCTTTCTTAGAAAGAGCTCTAGAGACTTATCATCTTTGTCAGAAATTAACGGGTTTACATAAAACCAAAGAAGCCTGCTTCAATTATACCATAAAGAAATGCGATGGGGCATGCATAAAAGAAGAAGATGCCGTTTCTTATAATTCTCGAGTTGTAAAACTTATCGAATTTTATAATTATAAAGATAAGAACATGATTATTCAAGATCGAGGTAGACATCTAGGTGAAAAAAGTGTTGTCTTGATTGAAAATGGAAAACTCATAGGTTTTGGATATACGGAGTTAAATTTTCAAGTTGAAAATATTTCAATTTTGAAAAATATCATAAATCCTATGCAAAACGATAGAGACGCCCAACATATCATACAAAGTTATTTGAGGAAGAATAATAAAAATTTGAAGGTAATCCATTTTTAAAATGACTTGGAAGGAGAAGGTTCATGAAGTGATATACGAAGCAGACACCAAGGCGGGGAAAGTATTTGATATTGCATTATTAATCGTTATTGTAGCAAGTCTCGTTTTGGTCATACTGGATTCTGTTGAATACATTAGCCTTCAATACCATTCCTTATTTGTCACTTTAGAATGGATCATTACTATATTTTTCACGATTGAATATATCCTGAGAGTCATCAGTATAAAAAAACCTAAAAATTATATTTTTAGCTTCTATGGCATTGTAGACTTTCTTTCCACTGTTCCACTATATATTTCTTTGGTTTTTGCTGGCTCTGGAGCCTTATTATCCTTGAGGGCTTTAAGACTACTCAGAGTCTTTAGAATTTTTAAATTGGTAAGATATTCTGGAGCTGGCTCTAGTGTAGCCATTGCCTTAAGAAATAGTGTACCAAAAATTTTAATTTTCCTTTATAGTGTAGTTATTATCTCATTCATAGCGGGAACCATAATGTATATTGTAGAAGGTCCTGAACACGGTTACACTTCTATCCCAAGGGGAATCTATTGGGCCATTGTAACTCTTACCACGGTAGGATTTGGAGATATCCACCCTATAACCCCTTTAGGCCAGTTTATTGCTACTATTATTATGCTACTTGGATATGGTATTATAGCGGTTCCTACAGGTATAGTAACTGCAGAAATGGCAAAAGAAAATTTTAGAAAAAACACACAAGTTTGTTCTAATTGTGGAGAAAATGATCATAGAGATAGTGCAGAATTCTGTCATAAGTGTGGCTATTCACTAAATAAAAGACAACAGGAGAAAGAAATTGAGAATGAAGACTGAAGAATCCATCTTGATTTGTATTGTTGGTCCAACGGCCATCGGGAAAACCAATTTAAGCATTGAGTTAGCTAACTATTTTTCTACTGAAATTTTATCTGCAGACTCTAGACAGTTTTTTAAAGAAATGGAAATTGGCACAGGAGTCCCCAGTCAAAATGAGCTTTCTCAAGCAAAGCACCGTTTCATTCAACATATTTCAATTAAAAGGGATTATAATGTTGGAGAATTTGAAAAAGAGGCCACAGAGGTCTTAGATACTATTTTCAAAACGCATTCCAAGGCTATCCTAGTTGGGGGAAGTGGTCTATATCAAAAAGCAATAACCGAAGGTCTTGACATCTTTCCAGAAATTCCTTTAGAGATAAGATCAAATATCGAAGATCTTCTCAACTCTAAGGGATTAGTCGCGCTACAGAGCTTGTTAAAGAAAAAAGACCCTGAATATTACAATCAGATTGAATTGAGCAATCCAAGACGGCTTACAAGAGCACTTGAAGTTATAGAAACCTCTGGGAAGCCTTACTCAAATTTTCTTAACCAAACCAAACCAAAACGGAGTTATAATAGTATTAAAATAGGTTTGGATGCCCCGCGAGAAGTCATTTACAAAAGAATTGAAAAACGCGTAGATGAAATGATTGCAAACGGGCTTTTAGAAGAAGCAAAATCTCTATATCCCTACAAACACTTAAACGCTTTACAAACCGTAGGCTATAAAGAATTATTTGCCCATTTTGAAGGTAAAGCAACATTAGCTGAAGCCATTTCTGAAATTAAAAAGAATACACGAAGATTTGCCAAAAGACAATTGACATGGTTTAAAAAAGATCCTCAAATTAAGTGGTTTCATTACGAGACTCCTAGAGAAGACATCATCAACCATATCAAATAAATTAGCTTACCATAGAATACAGCAAGCTAATTTATGATAAATGAAACTGAAAAAAGTAAACTTAAAGCTAGACTTTAAGCACCTTTTCCATCAGATCCCTTCACAACTAAGCGGAATCCTTCGCCATGAATGTTCAAAATTTCGACTGAATCGTCTTTTTTCAAATACTTTCTCAATTTGGCAATATACACGTCCATACTTCTTGATGTGAAGTAATTGTCATCTCTCCAAATCTTTGTGAGCGCTAACTCTCTTGGCATTAGATCATTTTCGTATAGGGCCAATAAGCGCAATAACTCATTTTCTTTTGGAGACAACTTATTAGGCTCTTCCTCTTTGAAAGTTAAAAACCTCAGTTTAGAA
It contains:
- a CDS encoding exonuclease domain-containing protein — protein: MYAILDIESTGGKYNEEGITEIAIYKFDGNEIVDQFISLINPERKIQSFVVGLTGINNEMLHQAPKFYEIAKRIIEITEGCTIVAHNAKFDYRMLKLEFDRLGYLYERKTLCTVKLSKKLLPDFESYSLGKLVKKLGIPITDRHRASGDALATVKLFKLLLEKDTDKEIISSHLKLNAVSSIDKKLIRLIDDLPNAVGVYYFSNKEGDIIYVGKSNDIKKRANQHFISDAQKSKQIQEYTSSVDYEKTGNELMALLKENQSIKKLKPKYNSALKKDLFTHGLYMFEDHNGYFNLTVSKLDSKKDYVTSFTNYQQGKAFLERALETYHLCQKLTGLHKTKEACFNYTIKKCDGACIKEEDAVSYNSRVVKLIEFYNYKDKNMIIQDRGRHLGEKSVVLIENGKLIGFGYTELNFQVENISILKNIINPMQNDRDAQHIIQSYLRKNNKNLKVIHF
- a CDS encoding ion transporter — its product is MTWKEKVHEVIYEADTKAGKVFDIALLIVIVASLVLVILDSVEYISLQYHSLFVTLEWIITIFFTIEYILRVISIKKPKNYIFSFYGIVDFLSTVPLYISLVFAGSGALLSLRALRLLRVFRIFKLVRYSGAGSSVAIALRNSVPKILIFLYSVVIISFIAGTIMYIVEGPEHGYTSIPRGIYWAIVTLTTVGFGDIHPITPLGQFIATIIMLLGYGIIAVPTGIVTAEMAKENFRKNTQVCSNCGENDHRDSAEFCHKCGYSLNKRQQEKEIENED
- the miaA gene encoding tRNA (adenosine(37)-N6)-dimethylallyltransferase MiaA, which codes for MKTEESILICIVGPTAIGKTNLSIELANYFSTEILSADSRQFFKEMEIGTGVPSQNELSQAKHRFIQHISIKRDYNVGEFEKEATEVLDTIFKTHSKAILVGGSGLYQKAITEGLDIFPEIPLEIRSNIEDLLNSKGLVALQSLLKKKDPEYYNQIELSNPRRLTRALEVIETSGKPYSNFLNQTKPKRSYNSIKIGLDAPREVIYKRIEKRVDEMIANGLLEEAKSLYPYKHLNALQTVGYKELFAHFEGKATLAEAISEIKKNTRRFAKRQLTWFKKDPQIKWFHYETPREDIINHIK